The DNA segment ACCGTCTCCTTCAGCGCCTCGCTGAGGGTCGGGTGGGCGTGGATGTTGCGGGCCACCTCGTCGGCGGTCAGATCCCACAGCTGGGCCAGGGTCAGCTCCGGCAGCAACTCGGTCACCTCGGGGCCGATCATGTGCGCACCGAGCAGTTCGTTGTGGGTGGCGTCGGCCACCACCTTGACGAAGCCGACCGGTTCGCCCAGGCCGTGGGCCTTGCCGTTGGCCGTGAACGGGAACTTGGCGACCTTGACGTCGTAGCCCTTGTCCTTGGCCTGTTCCTCGGTGTAGCCGAAGGAGGCGACCTGCGGCTGGCAGTAGGTCGCCCGGGGGATCATGTCGTAGTTGATCGGCATGGTCTCGGCACCGGCGATGGTCTCGGCGGCGACGACTCCCTGTGCCTCGGCGGTGTGGGCGAGCAACAGCTTGCCGGTCACGTCACCGATCGCGTAGACGCCGTCTACATTGGTCCGCATGTGGTCGTCGATGGCGATCGCGCCGCGCTCGGTGGTCTGCACACCGGTCGCGTCGAGACCGTAGCCGTCCAACCGGGGTGCGAAACCGATCGCCGACAGCACCTTGTCGGCCTTCAACTCCTGGGAGTCCGAGCCGTCGGCCTTGCTGACGGTGACGGTCACACCGTCACCGGATTCGTCGATGCTGTCGACCTTGGTCGAGGTCAGGATCTTCACACCGAGCTTCTTGTAGGCCTTGGTGAGTTCCTTGGAGATCTCCGGGTCCTCCAGCGGCACGATCCGGTCGAGGAACTCGACGATGGTGACGTCGACGCCGTAGTTGGCCAGTACGTAGGCGAACTCGATGCCGATCGCGCCGGCACCGGCGATGATGATCGAGTCGGGCACCTCGGACTCGAGGATCTGCTCCTCATAGGTGACGACCTTGTCGGACTTGGACACACCCGGGAGCAGCTTGGTGGTCGCACCGGCGGCGATGATCACATTGTCGGCGGTGAGCGTCTCGCTGCTGCCGTCGTTCAGCTCGACAGCGATGGTCTTCGCGTCGGTGAAGGTGCCCCAGCCGTCGTACTCGGTGATCTTGTTCTTCTTCATCAGGAAGTGAACGCCCTTGATCATCTGCTCCGAGACCTTGCGGCTGCGGCTGTGCGCTGCGCCGTAGTCGAAGCTGACCTCACCGCTGATGCCGAAGTCCTTGGCCCGGTGGTTGAAGATGTGTGCCAGTTCGGCATTGCGCAGCAGCGCCTTGGAGGGGATGCAACCGACGTTGAGGCACACACCACCCCAGTACTTCTTCTCCACGATGGCGGTTTTCAGACCCAGCTGGGCTGCTCGAATGGCGGCCACATATCCGCCCGGTCCGGCTCCCAGCACGACGACGTCGAAGTGTGCACTCATGGGCCCAACTCTAGGGCCAAACCGACCTCGGCATGCCACCGGGCCACAGGTGTCGATTGTCTGTGGCGAGCGGGCGGGTATCGTCAATGCTGGTGGCACCGTCAGGGCGCCGAGGCCGACAGCCTCGTACGCGCCGAGCACTCCCCCTCACTCCGGTGCCGCGACCCGCCCGAATCCCCGCCGAGTTCGATTTATCTCGTATATGAGTTATCGTGGTGGGCGTGACCATGACCGACACCTCCTTGGACCGAATCGGCTCCCTCATCCGGGACGCGCGAAAGCATCGTGGACTGACCCAGCACCAGCTGGCCGAAGTGCTCGGCACCAGCCAGAGCGCGATCCACCGGATCGAGGCGGGCAACCAGAACCTCAGTCTGGACATGGTCGGGCGGATCGCCCGGGCGCTGGACAGCGAGCTGATCACCGTCGGCCGCAAGGGCCCGGAGCACCTGCGGGTGCACGGTGGCCGCCCGCTCTCGGGCAGCATCTCCGTCCTCACCTCGAAGAACGCCGCAGTGGCGCTGCTGTGTGCCTCGCTGATCAACCGGGGCACCACGACGGTCCGCAACATCGCCCGGATCGAGGAGGTGAACCGGATCCTCGAGGTGCTGACCAGCATCGGGGTGAAGGCGACCTGGCTGCCCGGGACGAGTGACCTGGTGCTGGAGCGACCGGACCGGCTGGACCTGGAGGCGATGGATGTCGAGGCCGCCCGGCGTACCCGCTCGATCATCATGTTCCTCGGCCCGCTGCTGCACTACTACCCCGAATTCCTGCTGCCCTATGCCGGCGGCTGTGATCTGGGAGCACGGACCATCGAGCCGCATCTGCAGGTGCTCCGTCGGTTCGGGCTGACCGTCGAGGCCACCGAGGGCTACTACCACTGCAGGGTCGACCGGGACTCGGTCGAGGGGAATCGGACCATCGTGCTCACCGAACGTGGTGACACCGTCACCGAGAACGCACTGATGGCGGCCGCGATGACCCCCGGTGAGACCACCCTGCGCAATGCCTCGTCCAACTACATGGTCCAGGACCTGTGCTTCTTCCTGCAGGCACTCGGGGTGACGATCGAGGGCGTCGGTACCACCACCCTCAAGATCTACGGTGTGGAGAGCATCAACCGCGATGTCGAGTACTTCCCGAGTGAGGACCCGATCGAGGCGATGAGCCTGCTGACCGCGGCGATCGTCACCAATTCGGAGCTGACCGTCGAGCGTGCACCGATCGAGTTCCTCGAGATCGAGCTGGCGATCCTGACCGAGATGGGCCTGAAGTTCGATGTCAGCGAGGAGTACGTTGCGCGCAACGGCAAGACCCGGCTGGTGGACCTGACGATCCATCCCTCGCAGCTGAAGGCACCGATCGACAAACTTCACCCGATGCCCTTCCCCGGGCTGAACATCGACAATCTGCCGTTCTTCGGCGTGATCGCCGCCTCCGCCCAGGGACAGACGCTGATCAACGACTGGGTCTATGAGAACCGGGCGATCCGGATGACCGATCTGAACCGCCTCGGCGCCCAGGTCACCTTGCTGGACCCGCACCGGGTGCAGGTCACCGGCCCCACCAAGTGGCGCGGCCAGGAGGTCGTCTGCCCGCCGGCGCTGCGTCCGGCGGTCTGTCTGCTGCTCGGCATGCTGGCTGCCAAGGGCACCTCGATCCTGCGCGATGTCTACGTGATCAACCGCGGGTACGAGGATCTGGCCAACCGGCTGAACTCCGTCGGCGCCTCGATCGAGCGCTTCTCCGACTGAGCCGCTCAGGACCCGCTCGCGTCCCATTCGCCGAGTTCGGCCAGGCTGACCGGGCCGGCCAGCGGGCGCCGGCCGACCTGAGCCAGGGATCGCGCGCTCGGGGTGGGCGTGCGTTCGGTCAGACAGGCTGCGGCGAAGCCGCAGATCCGTCCCTGGCACCAGCCCATACCGGCCCGGGACAAACCCTTGGCGGTCCTGCCGTCGCCGGCGGCGAGATCGTCGCGGACACCCACCAGCTCGGCGACGGTGATCTCCTCGCAACGGCAGACGGTGGTGTCGGGCCGCAACCACTGGTCCCAGCGGGCGGGGACCGGTGATGCCTGGTGCAGGGTACGGGCGAAGCCTCGCTGCCGGGCCAGCTTCGCCGGCGGTCGACGCGGCGTACCCGCTGCTGCCGCGCCGGCGAGCCCGCCCTCGGTCAGTGCCAGGTCCACCCCGCCGACCCCGGTCGACTCCCCCGCCGCCCAGATCTGCGGATGTGAGGTGTGCTGCTGGTCGTCGACGACCAGCACCAGCGACCCGTCGGTGTCGGTACGGGTCTGCAGGCCCAGGGACAGGCCCAACTCCAACTGCGGGGTGAACCCCCAGCCCAGGGCGACCGTGTCGGTCTCGATCCGGCGCTGCGATCCGGGGACCGCCGAGCCGTCGGCCCGCAGCTTCGAGGTCACCACTGCCTCCACCCGGTCCGTGCCGAGAATCTCGGTGATCGCGGTCGAGGTGCGGTAGGGGATCCGGTGCCGCAGCAGCGCCAGCGCGTACCCCGCACCCTCGACCGCCTTCGAGACGAGCGTCGCCCGATGCAACCCGGGCAGCCAGCGGCGGATCGGATTGGCCTCGCAGACAGCCTCCACCCGGACCCCGGCGGCTGCGGCCTGGACGGCCACCGGCAGCAGGAACACCCCGGTGCCGGCGATCACCAGCCTCCGCCCGGGCGCGGTGCCGGAGCCCTTCAACAGGGCCTGCACCCCGCCGGCGGAGAAGACACCGGGCAGGTCCCAGCCGGGGATCGGCAGTTGGCGGTCGTAGGCACCGGTGGCCAACACCAGCCGATCCGCGGTGAGATCCGGGCGCGGCCCGGCATCCCTGGGCGAGTGGGTGTGCAGCAGCAGGCCGGTTCCGGTCTCCCGGATCGCGGCGACCTGGGTGTCGGTGTGCACCACGACCCGGCCGGCGGCCCGCAACTCGGCCAGTCGGCGGCGCAACCGCAGATGTTCGGCCCAGTGGTGGGCGCCGCTGTTCACCGGCTCACCCTCGTCGCCGTGCCGGACGCGTTCGCTCGGGTGCCGCCAGAACTGTCCGCCCGGCTGGTCACCGGCATCGACCAGGATCACCCGGGCCCCGTGCTCGACCGCCGCCACGGCGGCGGTCAGCCCGGCCGGCCCGGCCCCGACGACGGCCACCTGCAGCGACTCCTCGGTCACCGTTCGACCTCCCCGTCGAGTTGCACCCGCATCCCTTCGGCGACCTCCACCAGACAGGTACGCCGCGCCGCCACGTCGTCGATCGTCGCCAGACAGTCGAAACAGACCCCGATACCGCAGAAGGCACCGCGTGGCCGGCCACCGTGGCGGGTCCGCCGCCAGGCCACGTACCCGGCCTCCAGCAACGCCGCCGCGACGCTCTGCCCGGCCCGGGCCGGGGTGGGCTCCTGGTTCACGATCAGCTGGATCCGGTCGCCACTCATGCTGCCCCCGCGCTCGCCCGGTCGAAGCGGGCCGGATCGAACGGCAGCAAGGACAGGTCGGGTTCGGCACCGGTGATCGCCTGTGCGAGCAGCTTGCCGGTGCCCACCGACAGGCCGATCCCCGCACCCTCGTGGCCGCCGGCATGCCACAGACCTGGCAGTCGTGCATCGGCACCGATCGCCGGCAGATGGTCGGGCAGATAGGGCCGGAAACCGTGATAGTGGCGGATCGCCCGGACCCGGGCCAGGAACGGGAACAACTGGGTGGCATTGCGGGCCAGGGCGGCCAGGGCCTGATCACTGGGCCGGTCGTCGAACCCGACCCGTTCGCGGCTGGAGCCGATCAGCACCGTACCGGCCGGGGTGCCCTCGATCACCGGTGAGGACTGCAGTGCGCCGTCGCCGCTGCCGACGTCGCCGACATACTCGGCGGCATAGACCTTGTGCCGGATCATCGGCGGCAGCGGTTCGGTCACCAGTACGTACCCGCGGCGCGGCGCGACCGGCAGGCTCACCCCGGCCAGGGCGGCCACCGTGGCGGCCCAGGGTCCGGCCGCGTTGACCACCGCACCGGCATGGACCGGCCCGGCCTCGGTGCGTACCCCCAGCAGCCGGTCGCGGTCGACGATCAGCTCCCGTACCTCGGTCCGGGTGCTCAACTGTGCACCGGCGTCGCGGGCGAGCCGGAGCAGTGCGGCGGTGGCCAGGATCGGCTGCACCTGACAGTCGTCGGGGTAGAACGCACCACCGGCCAGGTCGGGCCGCAGGTGTGGCTCGTGGTCGGCGAGATCCTCGGCTTCGACCAGCTCGACCCGCGTGCCGTGGGCGCACTGCTCCTCGACCAGGGTGGTCAGACCGGCGTACCCGCCGACCCCACGGGCCACGACCAGACCACCCTTGGGCTCGAACTCCCAGCGGTGGGCGTGTTCGGCCAGTTCACCGCGCCAGATGCCCAGCGAATGGTGGGCGAGGTCGAGCTCGGGGCCCGGCTCCTTGTCCGAGACCAGGATGTTGCCCTCCCCGTGCGAGGACGTACCGGAGGCGACCTCGCCGCGCTCCAGCACCCGTACCGACATCCCCGCCCGGGCGCAGAAGTAGGCGGTGGCGGCACCGACGATGCCGGCGCCGATGATCACCACATCGGCGGTGCTCATCCGTTCGCTGCATCCGCACCGGTCGGAGCCGCGGCGGTCCCGGCCCACAGCCCCCGGGCATGACCGATGTGCCGCCGGAGCAGGTCCTCGGCGGCGGCCGGTTCATCGGCCTGGATCAGGTCCAGCAGTTGCTGATGCTCCAGGGCGGAGGCGACGAGTTGCTCATCGGCCAGGTTCCGCAGACCGTACATCCGGGTACGCGAGCGCAGCGCGGTCGCCAAATGCACCAGCTGCCGGTTGCCGAACTGCTCGAGCAACAGCGCATGGAAGGCGCGATCGGCCCCGAGATAGCCGGTCAGGTCACCGGCCCGGGCGGCGGTGACGATGTCGTCGGCGTGGCCGGCGAGTTCGCGCTGCACCGGCTCGGCGAGCGGGCCGGCCTCGGCGACCTGACGGACGGCCGGTGCCTCGATCATCGCCCGCAACTGGGCGAGCTCGTCCAGCTCGGCGTCGCTGACCACCGTCACCCGGTAGCCGCGGTTCTTCACGCTCTCCACCATGCCCTCGGCGGACAGGTCGACCATCGCTTCGCGCACCGGGGTCGCCGACACCCCCAGCTGGGCGGCCAGACCCGGCGCGGAGTACATCTCCCCCTCCGACATCTCACCGGAGATGATCGCCGCCCGGAGGCGCTCGGTGACGGTCTCCCGCAGACTCTGGCGCGGTTCCAGGGGGCGGATGCTGGTTTCGTGGTCGTTCACAACAAGAACCCTTCGGCGAACGGGTCATCGGGGTCGAGGAAGTACTGCGCGGTGCCGGTCAACCAGGCGCGGCCACTGACCGTCGGGATCACCGCCGGCAGACCGGCCACCTCGGTCCGGTCGACCAACCGGCCGAGGAAGCGGGAACCGATGAACGACTCGTTCACGAAGTCGGTGTCCAGGCCGAGTTCGCCGCGGGCGTGCAATTGGGCCATCCGGGCACTGGTCCCGGTGCCGCACGGGGAGCGGTCGAACCAGCCGGGATGGATCGCCATCGCATGCCGGGAGTGCCGGGCGGTGGAGTCCGGGGCGTTCAGGTACACGTGGTGACAGCCGTTGATGTCGGACCGCTCGGGGTGCACCGGCCGGTCGGTGGAGTTGATCGCCTCCATGATCGACAACCCGGCGGCCAGCAGCTCGCCCTTGTGGCTGCGGTCGAAGGGCAGACCCAGATCGGCCAGTTCGACCACGGCGTAGAAGTTGCCGCCGAAGGCCAGGTCGTAACCGACGGTGCCGTGACCGGGGACCTCGACCTTGGCGTCGGTACGCAGGGCGAAGGACGCGACATTGGTCAAGGTGACCCGCTCGGCGTGGCCGTCGTGGACCGCGACCGCTGCCCGTACCAGACCGGCAGGGGTGTCCAGGGTGATCGTGGTGACGGGTTCGACCACCTCGACCATGCCGGTCTCGACCAGCACGGTGGCCACTCCCATGGTGCCGTGACCGCACATCGGCAACATTCCGGAGACCTCGATGAAGAGCACCCCGAAATCGGCTTCCGGATGGGTCGGTGGCTGCAGGATCGCGCCGCTCATGGCGGCGTGGCCGCGGGGCTCGTACATCAACAACCGACGGATCCAGTCGCTGTGCTGCATGAAGTGCAACCGTCGCTGGGCCATGGTGGCGCCGGGAATGGTGCCGACGCCGCCGGTGATCACCCGGGTCGGCATCCCTTCGGTGTGGGAATCCACCGCGTGGAAGATCCGCGAGGTACGCATCACCCTCCTGTCCTGCCGACGGGTCGGCCGCCGACCTGCCGCCGGCGGCCGATCCTATCGCTGCCTGCTGTGGTTCAGCCCTGAAACCTGGGACTACTTGTAACCCTTGGCCAGCACGGCCTCGGTGTCGGCGACCACCTTGGCGCGATCGGTCTCGGCGAGTGCGCCGCGCGGCGGACGGCAGACCCCGCCACGCAGGCCGACGATGTCCATCGAGAGCTTGATCGCCTGCACGAACTCGGTCTTGGAGTCCCAGCGCAGCAGCGGGTGCAGATCGCGGTAGATCTCCCGGGCGGCGAACAGATCCTCGGGGTTGCCGGAGGTGGAGAGCCGGTACAGCTCGATGGTCGAGGTGGGGATCGCGTTCGGGTAGCCGGCGACCCAGCCGACGGCCCCGGCCAGCCCCATCTCCAAGACGGTGTCGTCGGTGCCGATCAGCAGATCCATACCGGGCGCGAGTTCCTTGATCTCGTAGGCCCGGCGGACGTCGCCGGTGAACTCCTTCAGCCCGACCATCAGGCCCTCGGCGTGGAGTTCGGCGATCAGTGACGGCAGCAGGTCGACCTTGGTGTCGATCGGGTTGTTGTAGCCGACCACCGGAAGTCCGGCGGAATTGGCGTGGCGGTAGTGATCGATCACGTCGCGGGTGGTGGCGCGGTAGGCATTCGGCGGCAGGCACATCAGGGCGGTGGCGCCGGCATCGGCGGCCTGCTTGGCCCAGTACTCGGTCTGCCGACCGCCGTAGGCGCCGACCCCGGCCATCACGGTGAAGCCCTCCGGTGCCGCTTCGACAGCGGTGGTGATCACCTTGGCGCGTTCGGCCTCGGTCAGCGACTGGTACTCCCCGAGCGATCCGTTCGGGGCGACGCCGTCGCAGCCGGCGGCGGCGAGCCAGCGGACATGATCGGCGAAGGCGTCGTAGTCGACACTCAGATCGTCGTGGTACGGCAGCGCCGTCGCCACCAGTACTCCGTGCCAGGGTTTGCGGGTTTCGGTCATCGGGGCTCCTTGAGGTTCCACGAGCTCATCGGCAACATGTAACATTGTACATAGTTCTCTGGGTGAAGGGAAGCGGCTGTCAGGGACTCCCTCAGCGCAGCTTCTGGACGGCGAACTGCTCCGGTGGCGAGGCGATCGCGTCCTGCGCCGCGACCAGCGCGAGCTCGGCCTGTCCGGACTCGTCGGTGATCCGGAGAACGGCGTAGACCACCGCCGCGGTGGTGGCCAGGGCCGATGCCGCATCGGCACCCGAGAGATGCTCGGAGAAGAACGTGGAGGCCGTCAGGTCACCCGACCCGGTGAAATTGCGATCCAGCTTCGGCGTGGTCACCGCCCACGCCCCGTGCGCGTCCACGGCCACCATCGACACCCCCGGGCCGTCGGTTGCCAGCTCCGGCACCTCCACACTGGTCACCAGGACCAGACCCGGACCCTGGGCGCGGATCCGATCGGCGGCGGTCAGCACATCGGACAGCGACGCGATCGGGGTGTCGGCGAGGAAGGCCAGCTCGAACTGGTTGGGGGTGACGATGTCCGCGGCCGGGACCACGGTGTCGCGCATGAACTCGGGAATCCCGGGACGGACGTAGAAGCCGCGGCCGACATCGCCCATCACCGGATCACAGCAGTACTCCGCGCGCGGGTTGCGCCGGCGTACCAGTGCCAGGGCCTGCAGCACCGCCTGGCCGGTCTCCTCCGCACCCTGATACCCCGAGAGGACCCCGTCGACGTGGGCCAGTGCCCCGCGTTCGTCGATCCCGGTGACCACGTCGACGATGTCGGCGGCCTGCAGCACCGGGCCGCGCCAGGCGCCGTACCCGGTGTGGTTGGAGAAGTGCACGGTGATCACGGGCATCACCTCGTACCCGCGACGCATCAGCGGGAAGGTGGCCGCGGAGTTGCCCACGTGCCCGTAGGCGACACTCGACTGGATCGACAAGATGGTGGTCACCCGCTGCATTGTGCCAGCGCCGACGCCGCTGCGTGGTGATGTTCTCCCCCGTGGCCGGGTGGGCGTTCGACCAGGTGCCCGGGGTGGCACAATCCGGGCTGTGATGACCGATCGGTCCGGGGTCCGTCGAATCTATCCCGGTTTCGCCGCACTGGCCCACCGCGGCGGCCCGGGTCTGCCGGCCAGTCGCGGGCGGGAGAACTCGATGCTCGCATTCGGCAACGCGATCGAATGGGGTTATCGGTGTCTGGAGACCGATGTGCAGGCGACCCGTGACGGGGTGCTGGTCACCTTCCACGACGCGACGTTGGACCGTACCACCGACTCCTCCGGCACTCTCACCGCGCTGCCCTGGAGCGAGGTGCGGCAGGCCCGGATCGGTGGCACCGAACCGATCCCGACCCTGGACGAGGTACTGGACAGCTTCGACGCCACGGTGAACATCGACCTGAAGAGCGAGAACGCCACTGAGCTGGTGGCCGGGGCCGTTCATCGTCACCGCGCCGAGGACCGGGTGTGCGTGGTCTCCTTCGACGACAACCGGTTGCGCCGGTTCCGGCGGTTGACCGGTGGTCGGATCGCCACCGTCTGCACCCAGTCGGCCGTCGCAGCGGTGATCGGCAGTCCGAGCGTACGGCTGGGCCGCGGCATCGGCGGGGACGTCTTCCAGGTCCCGGTGACCCATCGGGTCGGGCCGCTGCGGGTCCCGGTGATCAACCGTCGGTTCCTCGAGCGGGCCCATGCGCTCGGCAGACCGGTGCACGCCTGGACGATCAACGACTCCGAGCAGATGCATGGGCTGATCGATCTGGGCATCGACGGCATCATCACCGACCGGATCGACGTCCTTCGCGAGGTCCTGACCGAACGCGGTCTGTGGTGAGCCCCGACCCCACGCCGACGGCACACCAACCCGTGGGCGACCGTCCGGTGCCGAAGTACAAGATCGCCACCTGGGCCCTGTGGGACTGGGGATCGGCAGCCTTCAACGCCGTCATCGTCACCTTCGTCTTCGCCCCCTACGTGGCCTCCTCGGTCGCACCGGCCGACGGCCCGATCAGCGGAAGCGAGTACATCGCCCGGGCGATGGCGGTCACCGGTCTGGTGGTCGCACTGATTGCTCCGCTGATGGGCCAGCGTTCGGATGCCCGCGGTACGCGGAGACGCAGTGTGGCCATCTGGTCCGGACTCACCTGGCTGTCGATGGCGGCGCTCTACCTGGTCGAGGACACCCCGGACCATCTGCTGCTGGCGCTGGTCCTGCTCGGCGTCGGCAACCTGTTCTTCGAACTGGCGGAGGTCAACTACTTCGCCATGATCGGCCAGATCTCCACCCCCGAGAACGTCGGCCGGATCTCCGGGATCGGTTGGGCCGCCGGCTACTTCGGCGGCATCGTGTTGCTGGCGCTGCTCTACTTCGGCCTGATCGCCCCCGATGTCGGCTGGTTCGGTGTCACCTCGGTGGACGGTCAGCGCTACCGGATGGTCGCCCTGCTCGCCGCCGGCTGGTTCGCGATCTTCGGTCTGCCGCTGCTGTTGACGATCGAGCGGAACACTCCGCCGGCGGGTGCTCGGGCGCTCGGGCTGCTCGATTCCTACCGCAAACTGTTCGCCGACCTGCGACGGTTGTGGCGCTCGGATCGGCGCGCGGTCTGGTTCCTGCTGGCCGCGGCGATCTATCGCGACGGTCTGGCCTCGGTGTTCACACTCGGTGCCGTGCTGGCCGTGAGCATCTACGGGCTCTCCGAGGCCGATGTGCTGATCTTCGGCATCGTCGCCAATGTGGTCGCCGGGGTGGCGGCACTGGCCGGCGGGTGGATCGAGGACCGGGTCGGTACGAAACGGGTGATCCTGATCGCCTTGGGGATACTGGTCGCCTCCGCGACGGTGCTGCTGTTCGCCGCCGGACCGACCATGTTCTGGATCTTCGGGTTGATCCTCTGCATCTCGGTCGGGCCCGCTCAGGCCTCCTCCCGGTCCTACCTGGCCCAGATCGCACCGCGCAGCGCCGAGGGTGAGATGTTCGGTCTCTACGCCACCAGCGGTCGGGCGGTCTCCCTGCTCGGCCCCGGGCTCTTCGCGCTGATCGCCGCCATCGCCTCCGAACGCTTCGGCATCCTCGGGATCATCCTGCTGCTGGTGGTCGGTGCGGCGATCCTGTGGCGGCTGCCGAACCGCCCCGAGGAAACCCCCGCGATCGCCGACTGAGCGTCGCTGCGCGCACTGACCCCCACAGGCGTCACGCGCCCCCCGATTGCGTCTGTTCCGCAGCATCTGCAGCTATGAGGCCGGTTTGGCTGCGTTTCCTGCGGAATAGATGGGACGGGCGACACCGTTTCGCTCCAAGCGCCGAGGGCCTGGGAGTCGGCGGGCTGGGAGCCGGAGAGGCTGGAAAACTCGGCTGTATCTGGGGAAAAGCCCCCGGATCCCACCGCCGGGGCGTCGCGCGTGCCACGATGGGAGCAGCTTTCACCGGGAACATTTTCCCGCCGCCCGACGTTGACAACGATGAGTCCACGACCCGAGGAGACATGATGGCCGATCGTTCATTGCGTGGTACGGGCCTGGGCAGCAAGAGCTTCGAGGACGAGGGTGGCGTCGAGTTCGCCGCTCGCCAGGAGCTCGGCTTCGACTGCCCGCGCGGCCACCACTTCACCAAGACCTTCGCTGTGGAGGCCGAACTGCCCACCGAGTGGGAGTGCCCCCGCTGCGGTGCCGAGAGCCTCCGATCCGACGGCGTCCGGGGTGAGGCGAAGGAGACCAAGCCGGTACGTACCCACTGGGACATGCTGCTGGAACGCCGTTCGATCGCCGAGCTGGAGGAACTCCTCAGCGAGCGGTTGACCCTGCTCCGGGCCGGCGAACTGCGTCCGATGGAGATCCACAAGCCGCAGACCACCCGTCGCCGCAGCGCCTGAGCGCGTAGCGCGAAGGCCCCGACGTGACCGGGGCAGCGGCTCGGACAGCGACGAGAACAGGGACCGAGCCCGATGGGGCACGGTCCCTGTTGCATGTCCGGGGTTGCATGTCCGGGGTTGCATGTTCGGGCCCGGTTCGCTGATGATCACCGGCAGCTGGTCCTCGGTGACCTGTCTTCACCTCCGAGCCCGGTAGTCGCGATCGGACGGCGCTCAGGGGATCGCTAGGGCTCGAGCCGACGGTGCTCGGGATCGACGACATCACCGGAGACCACGTCACCCTCGACCACCTCGCCGTCGATCACCGTGCCGCCCATCCGACCGCGCTGGGTCTGGAACTGATCGGTCAGGCCACCGAACCGACGCCGCAGACAGCGCGACAGCAGGCGCCTCGGCAGAGGCCGGGTGAACGGCAGCAGCAGGATCAGGGCGATCACGTCGGTGATCAGACCGGGGACGATCAGGGCGATCCCGCCCAGCATCACCAGGCCGCTGTCGAGCAGTTCGGTGGTTGGGGTACGACCGGCGGCCGAGGCCTCGGCCAGACGCTCCCAGGTCTTGCCGCCCTCCCGCCGGGTCAGCCAGCTGCCGAGCAGGGCACCCACGATCAGCACCAGCAGGGTCCACCAGCC comes from the Naumannella halotolerans genome and includes:
- a CDS encoding glycerophosphodiester phosphodiesterase family protein, encoding MTDRSGVRRIYPGFAALAHRGGPGLPASRGRENSMLAFGNAIEWGYRCLETDVQATRDGVLVTFHDATLDRTTDSSGTLTALPWSEVRQARIGGTEPIPTLDEVLDSFDATVNIDLKSENATELVAGAVHRHRAEDRVCVVSFDDNRLRRFRRLTGGRIATVCTQSAVAAVIGSPSVRLGRGIGGDVFQVPVTHRVGPLRVPVINRRFLERAHALGRPVHAWTINDSEQMHGLIDLGIDGIITDRIDVLREVLTERGLW
- a CDS encoding FxsA family protein — protein: MSSDGTMPRRPAGQGLGFKGRLVLALFLLLPLLEILVLVQVVRWIGWWTLLVLIVGALLGSWLTRREGGKTWERLAEASAAGRTPTTELLDSGLVMLGGIALIVPGLITDVIALILLLPFTRPLPRRLLSRCLRRRFGGLTDQFQTQRGRMGGTVIDGEVVEGDVVSGDVVDPEHRRLEP
- a CDS encoding MFS transporter, whose protein sequence is MSPDPTPTAHQPVGDRPVPKYKIATWALWDWGSAAFNAVIVTFVFAPYVASSVAPADGPISGSEYIARAMAVTGLVVALIAPLMGQRSDARGTRRRSVAIWSGLTWLSMAALYLVEDTPDHLLLALVLLGVGNLFFELAEVNYFAMIGQISTPENVGRISGIGWAAGYFGGIVLLALLYFGLIAPDVGWFGVTSVDGQRYRMVALLAAGWFAIFGLPLLLTIERNTPPAGARALGLLDSYRKLFADLRRLWRSDRRAVWFLLAAAIYRDGLASVFTLGAVLAVSIYGLSEADVLIFGIVANVVAGVAALAGGWIEDRVGTKRVILIALGILVASATVLLFAAGPTMFWIFGLILCISVGPAQASSRSYLAQIAPRSAEGEMFGLYATSGRAVSLLGPGLFALIAAIASERFGILGIILLLVVGAAILWRLPNRPEETPAIAD
- the pdxY gene encoding pyridoxal kinase PdxY, which produces MTTILSIQSSVAYGHVGNSAATFPLMRRGYEVMPVITVHFSNHTGYGAWRGPVLQAADIVDVVTGIDERGALAHVDGVLSGYQGAEETGQAVLQALALVRRRNPRAEYCCDPVMGDVGRGFYVRPGIPEFMRDTVVPAADIVTPNQFELAFLADTPIASLSDVLTAADRIRAQGPGLVLVTSVEVPELATDGPGVSMVAVDAHGAWAVTTPKLDRNFTGSGDLTASTFFSEHLSGADAASALATTAAVVYAVLRITDESGQAELALVAAQDAIASPPEQFAVQKLR
- a CDS encoding RNA polymerase-binding protein RbpA, with translation MADRSLRGTGLGSKSFEDEGGVEFAARQELGFDCPRGHHFTKTFAVEAELPTEWECPRCGAESLRSDGVRGEAKETKPVRTHWDMLLERRSIAELEELLSERLTLLRAGELRPMEIHKPQTTRRRSA
- a CDS encoding dihydrodipicolinate synthase family protein; this encodes MTETRKPWHGVLVATALPYHDDLSVDYDAFADHVRWLAAAGCDGVAPNGSLGEYQSLTEAERAKVITTAVEAAPEGFTVMAGVGAYGGRQTEYWAKQAADAGATALMCLPPNAYRATTRDVIDHYRHANSAGLPVVGYNNPIDTKVDLLPSLIAELHAEGLMVGLKEFTGDVRRAYEIKELAPGMDLLIGTDDTVLEMGLAGAVGWVAGYPNAIPTSTIELYRLSTSGNPEDLFAAREIYRDLHPLLRWDSKTEFVQAIKLSMDIVGLRGGVCRPPRGALAETDRAKVVADTEAVLAKGYK